The genomic stretch GAGGGCAGGCAAACTATTGTCAGTGACAGGATTTGCTTTCATAGATATAATATTGAAGCTAACATGAAATGTGCCCAACATTATCTCTCCGAAAGAAATTCCAAATGGTCAAGAACAGCCATTATATATGTAATGTAAGTCTATCTGAGGTCTGCTTCCTCTTCATACCTTctgacctccatcagtcagaagaGTACAGGGACTTGTAATCTTCGATCTCAGGACCTTTTCTTAGTGTTTTTGTCggaaatatttcagtttttttttaaacttgaacaACTGGAATAAGCAGTCATGTTGTTTACTGAGCCTGTGGAGGCTTCTGCTCTGTCTTTCCAAGTCAGAGACGACACTCTGAGAGGGTAAAGGCGTGGGAACATGTTTCTTGCACGTGCTCCTCcaatgtacaaaaaaagtaaaactttcaaagtaaaatcaaCTGGGGGTTTAACTTTGCTACTCCCTTTACTTGGAAAGAATTACAAACGTAGTTAAACTTAATGAGCTTCTCTcgtttaataataataataataataatacattttatttaaaggcgcctttcaaaactctcaaggtcaccttacagagcagagataaaaaaacaacaaagtaatgattttaagaggatgttaaatgacttggaggcgGACACACCAGGCTGTACATGTTCTCCCTGATGTGCGTGTGGATGATattgacaaacatttgctgttcaGATTGGTTAATTGTGTCTTTTCATGTCtaactccgctgtcacaaggacagatacaagaaatctttcttaccaaaggccataactctgtacaacagctcaccatcatgataatatctgtctctccatactgtaatctgttctgcacatgataaatttacaaattatccctgcactcatgttcacttcatttgtctgtctactcgccgttatattgtatagtttctgcttataatatgtctacactcatgcacttcaacttgtgtcaatactgtccatttactactatgtttttgcacatttacatttaatctttcatatttaatcttcctatttaagactagtaatgcttacttaaatcctggttgtatatattcacattcttagttttgagtTTAgaacttatttactttgtagttaatattatattgtgtttagatttgctaacattgtgttttttactcattgtgtgtttggacaacctgctgctgtaacgccacaatttcccagtttgggatcaataaagtaattctattctattacattgatgtattgtttgtATTAGTAGGCTAtgtttggctgctcgttgttGTGTGAGGTTTACTCTGCtggtgacaaaaacaaaaaaacaagctttaagAAGACAGAGATATTGTCAAAGGGGGGTCTTGAGGCGTTACCACAGCGAGAGAGGGGAACACGACTGCGTAGAGGTCCTGATAATGAAGGCAGACGCAGCCGCTGGCTAGTTAGCTCTGTTAGTGTTTGGGATAAATGTCATTAAAATACCTTAGTGTGCTTTTCCTCAAGCCATTCCCCCCCGGAGTCGAAACTCGACCATCGTTCGGACTACAGAGGGTTTCACCTGTTTCACCTGAGTGGTCTGTGTTCATGCTTTTCTGGTGCATTCAGAGCACTTTACGAGAAGGAGGAAGTTTGCAATTCGCGGCGGAtgagaaacacactcacactgaaaCCTGATTGGTTCTTAAAACCGAGAGGCGGGACTTAGAGACATTTGTCTTGTATGACGATTTTGACTCCCGACTCGTCTCATTGGTTTGAGCACATGTCTGTAATGGTTTTACTTTACTGTTTTATACAATCAGGGAAATATGACCATGGGAGAAGGACTGTGTTTGAAAGAGTAGGCTTTTGAATGTGCATATTGACACAGTCtttataaaagattaaaaaatgttttttaaaaatgttttattaacttTTGACTCAGCCCAAAAACCAATTAGGCTActaaagactgaaagaaaaagactTCAAAGCATGGAATTAAAATGGTCTCTTGTCCTTAAATGTTAAACATGTAGTCTAAATTTGCAAATCATTCTGTAGGCCTAATTGGTCTACGTGAGCTGTGACAATTAGGCTACTTTAAATGCTACTGTCAAGGAAAATTAGACAGTTTACATGTCTAAATGCACAGTTATTAAGGATTATGGTCTTATTAAGTGGTTCTATTCTCGTCACAAGTGGCGCACCAGCTCAAAACTGATAACAGGAAATTATGAAGAGGAAATTTAGCAAATTTGACGCCAACATTTAAGCCTAAACTGTAAAATATATAGAATTGTTGACCTTTTCTATTCAGGGTTTTTATAAATTATGGTAATTGGATGGTTTATCGAGAAGCTCAATATAGACACAAGGGTCTGTCTGTACAAAAAAACTATTCAATCTAGTACTTTCCAAACCCAATGTTTGGTTGAAATCTTATGACACCACCAGATGGCAACAGAACACTATTTAAGTagatttttcttcctttctgtccCTTTAACATCAATGTTAATTCCATATCACATCACTCACACAgaccctctccttctccttctctgacTGGAACAACCCACACACTTGTTGACAGAGATTCATTTTGGATAGGCCCACTGAGGGAGCAATGGGGTGACATATAATTGCTCATCTTACCTGAGGCTATCAGAACTGCTCACCAAACCCCTTGGACTGGCTCAAATCCACCCGCCCTCTAATTATAAATCAATGATGGATTAACCAAGCAAAAGGTCACATTCCAtcgataaagaaaaaaaacacatacacaaacacacacacacattgttttaaattggAACTAGCATGGTTGACTGGGTAAACACTaaaggaaaagcaaaaaaaaaaaaatatgattaagacacacagagacagcatGTGGTACAAAAATAGATGGGTTCatagaaaatagaaaagtgagagaaaatgtgtaTCCAGTGGAGTTTATATTGGTGTGTGGAGAACATAAAATCAAGTCCATTCTGCTTTATGTCCACAGGATTCATTGGTTATTTATTAGTTGttatacagagacagagagaggtggggaATGAAAAATTCAGACAGGAGGCATGGCCTGTCTCCTTTTAGAAATCGAAAGATTACACACACTGGGCGGTAATGGCTCCTGCATGcggtcatgtgtgtgtgtgtgtgtctgtgactgtgtgtgtgtttgtgtgggtgtctgtgtgtgtgtgtgtgtgtatgtgtgggtgtctgtgtgtgtgtgtgtgtatgtgtgtgtgtgtgtgtgtgtgtgtgagagagagagagagagagagagagggagggagtaaTTTGTGGAAGATGGCTCGTTCTCCACATCTGACACATAtctgtgtttagtgtgtgtgtgtgtgtgtgtgattgagtgTTACCCTATCAGCTGTTCTTATCTGAATAGCTGCTGTGTATCTTCttgtacaaataaagttaattgaggacacaaagtcacataatttgTAGGAGACAGAACAAAACTTCCTGCAGTATGAACAGTGACAGGGATGTTTATTAAATGTCACAGAAAACCTTGTTACTTTTAATATGAGCAAGAGATACTTTTGTCTTTAGTCTGGAGAGCTTTTTCCTATCGCATAttgtgagttttattttttcaattggAGTAATTTCCATCTTGGAGGTAAGGGGTTTCATGTTTGCCAACATAAAGGAACACGCATTAGAAAGGATTGTTCTGTTGAATTCAGAACATGCTATCGTTTCAAAAAGTGATGGCAGTCTTTGTTTATGCTAACCCTAATTAGAGCCATATGGATGGGTGTATGATTCGACGCTTGCGAGCTTTAGGCCCTTTTAATGGCAGACATTTTGACTTATGCTTGTAGGAAAAGGTGGTGATACTAATAACATGAGtaatgtgtctttatgtgtcgTAATGTGTCTTTTTTCACAGTAAGTCATGTCAGTGTGACAGTGAGTCAGCATGCACAACCTGAGACTGGAGCAGCTAAATGGAATTCAGCCCTGATAATTTATACCAGtaaatattgttatttatattttataaccTACTTGTGTCACAGgactgactttgtttttttcatgttattgTCTTGAATGTCACTATAGTTTGTCGTTATTTCACCAGTAGAAGAAAAATTAATTCTGCCCATATTAggataattattttttacactAGTTATTTTCCTAAAGAGGTATGAAAAGAgcacattttgttgttgtaagcGCGACATTAGTGTCAATTCTGACTTCACATGTTACATGTTCACTGTTTTTCTAGAATCAGAattctttaaagctcctgtgttATGCCTTCAGCTTGCATTGATTTTGGCGCCCGCCTGTGGACAGAGCTGTACCTCTTACCTCTTCACTAAACTTGTTCTTTAAACATTTGTGTAGTGTTTTCTGATCAAAAGTCTTCTGCAGTCCATTGTGTCTTTCATTTTCAATCATTTCCTGGAAAATTTTCAAAAAGGCTTCTTTCACCTTCCCAGCAGCGGTGATAACGAACATcactgatggttttgtttgcttcTGAAGGTGAGAATGATTATCATGTTGCAGAAGTACAAGAGACACACAGCtggagctacacacacacacacacacacacacacacacacacacacacacacacacacacacacacacacacacacacacacacaaacacacacacacacacacacacacacacacacacacacacagacgtctTCCCAGCATTCTACATATGTTACTAACTTAGATGGCAGATCAAGGTGGAAACTACTTTGCCCCACAATTCCGCCTCTTCATCGCAACTGAGACGCAACAGGGGAGTAAGTATCCTGCCTTGCAATAGCAATGTCCAAGAGCCATTTACTTAAGGTCGGcatatgttctttttttgtgcaaagTCCAGTCAGTTTAGATTTTATTTGGACAACTAGTTTGTTTTATCTACATTCATTGCCTTGGACTTTTTCCCTGCATAAGTAAGTCCAAGTCCTTTTCTCTTGTCATAGTTTCACACAATCGTTTTTTGCACAAAGAACTTACACTGAAAGAAACagtggaaaaacacatttcctcgTTCCATGTAAGAAAGCTGTTTTTCAGATTCATTGACCACCACAGATATGATGGCAGAAATCTCTGAATAAAATATCTCCGAACTTCAGGAAATGAAATCCAGACAATCTATTTCTCGTCCACTGTTGACAATGAAACAAAAGTTGAAAGGTGGTGTGGAATACAGATAAGGAGTAGAGTTATTTGAAAGAAGGGCATAtgagggaggaggtggaagaggagaaaatgatGCATAAGGAAAATACAGCAGGAGAGGACTTTGTAAAGCTGGACAGGCGGATGAAACAGCAGAgcaaaaagaggagaggaggagaaaggataGGGAGCTCAGGCTTGTAATGCTATTGGAGAGCCTTGTATGTATCATGTCCATAATTCATGGAATCCCAGCAGCTCTTCTGTACTGCATCTAAATTCAACTGTTGGAGAGTTATGGCCAGGGACTATAAagtttaaacacacatacagtacacacacacacactgtaatacTAAAGAGTTGGAGGGGGGATAGATGaaccagaagagagagagaaagagagagagagagcatggcTACAGGATGAGGGTTAGATGATTCAAAGCATGTCATAAAACATCGATACACCTCCAAATGCCGCTCTGCTTACACTGGAGGCGATAATGCCACTAAATAATTCACAATGGCTGCAGAAGGGCTCATTCATACGAATTCAGTACAGACACtcataaacatacaaaaacgACTGTAAAATTATACACATACCATTAACAATCCGTGTCTATCTTTGATATACACCCAATTTTGGAGGTTTGGCTGCATCATCTGTCAGATGGAAAGATTAGTGTCTATCTTTAGCCAAGTCAGACTAGCATCCAGAGCCTGTGTGAAGGACTTTCAGGCAGAGAGAAGCTGATAGATTGTTAGCCTTATGAGGCAGACTCTGCTGAGTCGGACAAAGTCAGACATGATGGAAGGTTACTGTCACAAACCTCCAACCTCACTTTTTACAACAACATCTCAATCATAtcagtgtggtttttttttttagactaaaTGTTATTGATGCTTTTTCCTCCGATGGAGCGAGGCAAGCGGTTTCTAAAAAGCTCCTGAGCTCAGCTACAGCATGCTAAACATGGTCTAGCTCTACAAAGAAGTCGTCTGAGTATCATTACATGCGAATGATGTTGTCCGAGAACTGCTGCTGCTAGTGTGACATTAATTCCCTGTTTGTGTGCTTGCAATTTACATAGAATTAAAAAGGGGGTTTGAATGCACCACATCAAAGGGATCCATCATAAtctgtaaggtttttttttttttttttattgtctgaaGCAGTGCTGTTGTATTAATGCTATCACAAAATGGCTATACATGTCTGTGCCAGGGAGGCCTCGGTTTGATATAAGCTCCTCACCGCctccatctgtctgtgtgtttttgtgctatTTCTCAttaataagctctgactcatccTTCTAATAACTACGACGATTTCCTCtccaaaaatagttttttatttgtgtttctatTGTTGGATAAGTTTGCTGACTGACTCACTCTATCGTCCGAGTTATGCTTCCCGTTTTGGCCTTTTAGCCTCCCTGCACGGATGACTTCTCATTGTCACTATCATCTGCGTGCCTCCTAGTGTCAGGTTGGGTCACTTAATCCCATTCAAAGATGTTTGCTGTCAGATCTCTTACCTTGTCGCCTCAGGTCTGACTGAATCCCTGTGCAAACAGAAGTTAGCGCTGTGGATAAAGGTTTTTCTCATGTGAGTGATCTTTTACAGTGTCTGTGTTTAACATAACAAGTAACATATTAAAGGAGCTTCACTGTATTCACGCTTTCAGAAATCTGTCCACCTGCAAGCTACTTTTGTCTGCCGCAAGGCAATGACTAGTTCTCCTGTGAGTCAAGCGATGAACAGATGCTAGCTTATTTAGCATCATTAACAACAATTAGCCAACATATGCACCACTCTATGCACCAGAACTAGGCTGCTGTTTTCTATCAAGGATTGCACAAATTCAATTTTCTTATAGAGACATCCGTACAATCCTGAGAcgaaaaacaaatctttattaaaaaataatgcaggATTCTCAGTCTCGACGGTGTTGTAGTGCTCTGACCAAAGCAAATATTTCAGCTATGATCTTTTTTGAATTTGAGGGAGAGGATTGCTCAGTGAAGAAACCCCTCATCCCATTTAAGCCCCTATGCCCTACTGATAAGTTACATAACCTACCGTATGGCCCTGAGTTGCCATCACAACCAAAACAGCGTTGCCACCTTCAAAACCTAGTTCATAAACTAGCTGACATACCAACATCATATTACACTGAACAGCAAGCATTGCTGCAGGACAAGGCTGTTTGAGTTGAAAAATAGTATTAACTTAAACTGAAATGTTGTTCCATGTTTACATGTAAAACTTTCTTTCACTTAAGTATGTGTTTCGCGTGACCACCGTCTCCAGCATTAGCTTAGCTtcgatacaaaaaaaacaatgtggcaTGCTAACTGATAAAAAAAGGCCGGACTAACTTTAAATCAAGCAGCCAAAATAGACAAGAGCTGTGGATTTCAACTACTGTTGGCCCAAGGAAGACACTAATGTAGAGGTGTAGGCTCATGTAACTGAAgtttacatttcacttttttttacccCGTTTGGTTTTCAGAATTAATTTTGCAATTTTAAATACTTGAATGTAACTAAGTCCAATTCAAACCAAATCTCATGAAAATTCACAGAAACTTACAATATTTGAGTTTTAGAGTAAAACTATTTTCAACACTCTCAAGCTGCTTAGTATAATGTACAAAAACCCTAAGTTACATAGTGAGAAGGCGCTTGTGGATTTGGGATCCCAGGCACTTCAATATCCAGAggcttcactttttaaacataaatgcGATACCTGATTTCTATCAGGTATATCTcctgtaaatgtctctttgagtcatgactgtctacaattaGTGAGAAGCCCGAGTCCCGCCATCTGTactgttgttggagctgtgtttacatcatctTTACATGGCGGGGATGGCcctgtgtataaagctgttttagtcaagctctatagaaaagaagaataacatactcactgcttatttgttTGTCAcgtaagtgtgtttagatcagagtcattctgtgtcaatttatgtgcaatgtgaagctatgaatTAACtgaagtgtgctaacattagcctgctaacacaacaatgaaggccacaggcaattgcggCTTGAGCTGAGGACATTTTtggcttaatggtgcttaattatggtgcgttctaattcatcctctccactcgcgttggCACTCCTTAGTGccaacgcgagtggagaggggttggaggtgctggaggagagcggaggcgtcactaacagcagtttgttttggtttaatgctggtgctcaaggcatctactgaatcaaaaagtcgcacattcttcctttaaaagcaCTAATTGCAAAAATCTTTACACACCAATAATCAACTTTAATTGCCATTTAATTGGTTTGCCATTCAAAAACAATTGAATTTGAACCACAGCATCATTTTACTCTTTACGCTTGgtgaaaacaacagaataatCAAAAGAGATGAGACAGATTTTCACACCATTTTATTAGCAACAATGTGTCTGTTAGTTATACATTAGAAACAAGGACAGAAACATTTCTGCTGTACTGTACTGAGTCTGAAAAACCAGCTGGGTCGTAAAATAAAGCAAAGTTATTCAAATACTTCAGGGTTTAAGCAACACTGCATTTGAATATACACTTGTAATAATAGTAATACTCATAATATTAATAATTCTCTCATAAGTCTTTACGATGTTACATTTCTTGTGCATCtgtcacatttttctttaaaaagtaagaaaaagcaAAGCATtgacaactgtgtgtgtgtatgtgtgtgtgtgtgtgtgtgtgtgtatgtgtgtgtatctgtgtgtgattTGAGAGTTTGCAGGGAAGCACATGTCACAAGAGGGAAAATTATATCAGAATCACTCACTGTTTCACCCTTTGGGAAAATAAACGAGTATGATTGCCGATCAAACATCCACGGAGACGGAAAAAGAGAAgcgaaagagaaagagagaaagaccaTCCATTTGAAGGGAAAAAGGAGTGGGGGCAGGTCCAATCAGCTTCAAGACCCTCACGCACCCGCCAGCATTTCTTCTTGAAATCAAGCATTAAGTAATTTCATTCATTAAGTGTGTGTCTTGGTCCAAACACTCCTCCTGTTAGAATATGAGCCCTCCAGTCATGCTGGTCAGCCGAGcgcaggaaataaaaaagcatcCCAAGATGAACTCTCTAAGCAAATATTCCTCAGTCCAACGAGttgagagtagagagagagagagagagagagagagagagagagagagagagagagagagaaagagagagagagtgaggtgtATGCTATGGcctgttaaatatttataaatgttgCTTTAGAAGTGAAATTATCTTTAGCACACAAATCTATGTATCAACAAATTGGGGACAACACAAAGAATGCAGTGAAGAGTCCATAAAATGAAACTTCAGTGAGGAAATACAACGATATGACATTGTAAAGAGTTTCTGCACAGACTGTCGCCTGCAAATTCAGTCTGTGTTTAGTCATAAATCAGTAAAAtgaacatttacaaaatatCTCCAAACCCACTTTATGTTTGTCATTCTTAGCATCACCATAAATGTAAAAGTAACATGGCACACACATGAACTTATACAATCCCTTGACCCTttacattaaatgttcaaaatgttaTTGCAACCCAAGAGTGGGTTCAGTATACGTACAATAGGGGTGACAGACTGTGTTAAACTGTATGGAATAAGAACTCCTGTATTACAATTTAaagttatacacacacacacacacacacacacacacacacacacacacatgcaagcacaGTCACACAATCTCACAAAAATGCAAGAACCTGTCCCCTTTGGCACCTAGcctgcaaaaacacacagaggtctTTTTCTGCAGAAGTGTAGTATGGTGTATTAGAGAAAGTAGCCTCCCGTCAAACTGAAGCCCTCTATGAAAGAATGTAGAAAACAAGAAGGGATTTCCATCTTCTGAGAGCCCTTTATTTCTAAATATCATGGCCTAAGTTAAGTTAAGTCTAAAATGTCTGTGGCTGGCAGCTTAAACACCACATTGCCCTCCTATTCTAGCGTTGTTCCACTGGCGGAGATTGATATTTTATAATCTCTCTAATCTGTGGACAGAGGAACAGACAGATCATCCCATCATGGGAGGGAGAACCACTGGACTTCATCTAATCATATTTTTGTGTAGCAGCTATGGCAGACAGAAAATCCCTGGACATGGCAGGAATTTGTCTAGCATTCAGGCCATGGGTAGAAGAGTTTAGATGAATCAGGACTgaacaaatcaaatcataaaAGAAAAGCCATTcttgaagttaaaaaaataactattcaAAACAAGCCAAAGCAAGTAGTTCTTGTTTGGGTTAATTTACCATTGTTTTATACTTTAAACTTCATATTGGCCCAAGTGTAAGGTCCTGGACCTGAGCATAGTACCTTTAAAAATCCTGTCCTGAGAGCAATCTGAGTCCTTCATTCTGCAGGAGGTGACCAGTAGAACGAGACCAGACTGGATCAGACAACACTAGACTGGACTACACTGGTCAAGATGACAAAAAACAATCAGACTTAAGCCCAGTCCAGCCTAGGCCATCTCGTTTCATTGAAGAACAAACTTACACCAGCTAAACATCAGTGCTGATGCTACAGCTGCGTTGGAACATGTCCCTCATGGTGACTGACCGGGCCAGGTTTGGTTTCCGGTAGTTTGAAATGTTCACAGGCACAGGCAGCTCCAGGTCCTGCTGCTGTACGCTGCGGTAGCTGATCCGGTCTCCTCCATTCCTCAACCCATCTGGCTGATGGTGGATCTGCGGCTGAGGCGGCTGGAGGTAGAAAGGCATCTCATAGTGCGTACAAGACGGACAGAAGGTCTGTGAACGTGTTAGTTTCCGGGCCAGAGGGGGGGTGGAGAAAAGGGCCGGGCCATTTGGGATGGAGGAGGCGGCGGCTGTTGCCGCCACAATGTTGTGATTAGAGTGGACTGGTGGGAGGCGGGACGTAACAGCAAAGtctggctcctcctcctccgactcTGACTCTTCTTTTTTGCAGCAATAATACTGGaggtgagaggaagaaacaaaggGATGAAAAGAAGGAGAATATTAGGGCACAATTAATGTCAGTTGTAAAATATCTGTgagatgagggagagagaaatcaATACAGTCATAAAGAGATAGCAAAAAACTCCAAAACCTCAATAATGTCGCCAACGGAAATTTTGCATTTCACATTTAAACTTGTTCCTTAACATAAAATTTCTATTTAATCATAGGGGGGACAAGTGTTTGGTGTGGGCCGCATGTGAAAAGGCTTCAGTCCTCGACAGCGGGCTCTTTTCCAgaatgtcgttccccactctctctctcctgggtttccgactctatccactgtcctatcgctagaaaaaaagtcataaaaacccccaaaataaTAACCATAGATCAATTTATGGAGTACaaaatgctttgttttccaTCTGATAATCAGGAGTTAACGTTAGCTGAGAAACCACTTTGTTAATTAGTGCTGCATTATGGAAATAAACCCCCTTACCCTAAAAACAATTCAATCAAATGTCATGAAAGCCTGACATAAGAAATCTAAATGAAATttgaacatatatatatatttattaatgttttaGATTCTCAATTTTATGTACATCAACCCTACAATAGttaaaagatttgggtttcCATGGGCTTTTACGAATCATTAGAGTACCGCAATTATCTGTGGTTTGCACGTTGTAGACTGAAAGCATGCATTCATTCAACAATCATCGTCTCTCATAATCAACTTTAGCCCATAAACCTAATCACCAGCTCACATGACCCTAGATGTTCAAACACGTTGTCTTGGTGAAGTTGCACATGTTCTACAGTGTGATGTCAAAAAGGTTTTGCCTCTCATGGTTTCTGtctccaatttttttttcaattgagcCAAAATCCCTCAACAATTACAGCACAAACAGTCTTGTAAACATAATCCACTTTTCAGTGGAGAATTTGTGGTTGCTATTTCTGGCACACAACATGTAGCTTTCAAATTAATTCACGGCATCAGGCCAACTAATATGAAGCCATAATACAGGGATTAGTTTTGATTCTGCCGTGAAAAAATAAGAATCTTAAGAAGTGCAATTAGCTCTAAGTAGAGAGGCTCATGCATTTTCCGCTGAAGACATCTTACCTTCGTTTCCAGTGGATCTCAGTAAATGGGCTGCATTAATTAAGATTTCACAATGGGAGCAATTTAGATTTAAGTTAAAGTTTTAGTTTCCTTCTTCAGTACATAAAGACACATTATGTGTTCAAACAGGGTATACAGTAAATTGCCAGGTGTGTTTACAGACACCTTTCAAAGAGTCTGTTTAACATCATATCTCAAGTCCCTGGTTTTTAAGACATTAAAGGaaacatattatactccttgccaacaagtttaaataagtctcagagctccccaaaacatatctgtgaagtttcttgccagAGAATCCACTCCAATCCTATATTTTGTCATGCCTAAAACCCCTcaatttcagccctgctcagaactggctgttctgtgtctgcagctttaaatgaaaatgagctGTTTCTGACCACACCTCTCTGGAAGGTTTGGGCTTGGGCTTTCGtgcaccatgccctattgtttaccata from Labrus bergylta chromosome 17, fLabBer1.1, whole genome shotgun sequence encodes the following:
- the fam163ba gene encoding protein FAM163B yields the protein MTAGTVVITGGILATVILLLIIAVLCYCRLQYYCCKKEESESEEEEPDFAVTSRLPPVHSNHNIVAATAAASSIPNGPALFSTPPLARKLTRSQTFCPSCTHYEMPFYLQPPQPQIHHQPDGLRNGGDRISYRSVQQQDLELPVPVNISNYRKPNLARSVTMRDMFQRSCSISTDV